The genomic segment CGGCTATGGCAAACACATTTACACAGATTCATCTTCATTTGGTTTTTGTAGTTCAAAATAGAGCATCTTTAATTTCTACAAAATGGGAGAATAGATTATATAAATACATTAGCGGGATTATTCAAAATAATGATCACAAATTATTAGCAATAAACGGAATGCCAGACCATATCCATATTTTAATTGGAATGAGACCAACTCAATCTTTATCTGAATTAATGCAAGATATTAAAGGCGATTCTTCAAAATGGATAAATGAAAACCGGCTTGTTAATGGGAAATTTGTTTGGCAACAAGGTTACGGTGCTTTCTCATACAGTAAATCGCAAATACCGAAAGTTATCAATTATATTAAAAATCAAAAGAAACACCATCAGAAAGTTTTGTTTATTGAAGAATACAAAAAAATATTAGATGATTTTGGAATTAGTTTTGATGAAAGATATATTTTTAAGTCAATAAAAAAAACCCGAAAAATTTGATATTTCTTCGGGTTTAACAAAAAATGGAA from the Bacteroidales bacterium genome contains:
- the tnpA gene encoding IS200/IS605 family transposase gives rise to the protein MANTFTQIHLHLVFVVQNRASLISTKWENRLYKYISGIIQNNDHKLLAINGMPDHIHILIGMRPTQSLSELMQDIKGDSSKWINENRLVNGKFVWQQGYGAFSYSKSQIPKVINYIKNQKKHHQKVLFIEEYKKILDDFGISFDERYIFKSIKKTRKI